AAGACTGCTGCAGATTGCTGCTCATCATTGTGTTTGGCCGGGCACCATACGTCACCTTCTACCCAGTTGCTTTTCAGAGATGGGGGATGGAAACAGATTGTTCACAGGCCCATCAAGTGTCGGGAGAGACTCAAAGAAGTGTGGCCCCAGACTGGGCAGGCACCAGAGAAGGTGCCCTCAGAGCTCACGCAAAGGCCCCAAGGCCAGGGGGTACAAGGTCAGCCATGGGGTGGGTGAATCAGAATGAATATGGGGAAGATGACAGCAGAAAGGAATGGGGGTCCCAGGTCCTGTGAGCCCGTCCGCCATGGTTTCCATCCAAGAGCAAGGGGGCACAACGGAAGGCtttttgtggtgatatcttgcttgtacaaataaagcctgtctgaaagtCAGACAacagagcttgccactagctaatcatagaggCCTTTAACCACagcttttaataataataaaaaaagatgtgtgtgatTGTTTTGCAAGTGTACCAAGAGTGTTGGtgaccatggagaccagaagaggacctCGGATCCCATGGAACAGGAGTTTTAGATGGATGTGGGTGCTAGCAGTcgaaccagggtcttctggaagggcaACAGCGTTCTTTACCATTGGTCCACCGCTCCAGTTTCTACCAGAGGTTTTTAAACACTGGActggcttgtttttttgtttttttgtttttttgttttaagaaccTGGACACTGTACAGTGGTCCCAGCACAGAGAGAAAGGCTAGGCCAAAGGGTCATAGTGAACGTAGGGCTAGGGTTGGACTGTGAGCAAGCACTGAAGGTGAAACTGTGGGAATTGGCAGGGGGTATGTGAGGTCTTTTGGGAGGGGCTTTGGTGTAGAGCCTTTGGAGGAAAGGGATGGCAGTGGTTGCCCTGGAAACAGGGATGCTAAGGGAATGTTCAGAAGCATGCAGGTAGgaggagggctgggaagatgtGGGGGAGCATGAGGCTTGGTCAGGGCTTACAGAGCATCTGCTTGAGAATCCGCCAATGTCTGGGGGCCTGAGCACCCAGACTGACAGGAGTCAGGAGTCATGGAGTCAGGAGGGCCACAAGTTCTAGACTAGCTGGGGCCACATAGGGAGCCCTTGTCTTAAACAACCAAAAGcgaaatgtaaaatatgaaggCTGTGTGACCAGAGGAAGATGGGCAGAGCTTTGGAGAATAGCACGCTGTTGCCGTGGAGAGTAAACTGGGGGTGTAGAggaaggctttaatcccagcacttttgggaggcagaagcaggcagatctctgagtttgaggccagggagttccagaacagccagggctacacagagaaaccttgtctcgaaaacacaaacaaacaaaaaagtaagagGAAAGTCCCAGCAGCAAAGCCTAATCCAGGCCCGTCATTTTAGCTACATGGAAGACCAGGGCACAAGGATTGACGATGCATTGATGCATCGCTGGCCCAGGCAGCTTagtgagatgctatctcagagaTAAATGCTGGGGAGCTGCAGTGATGGCTCTGttgttaagagcacgggctgctcctgcagaggacctgagtttggttcccacaccgacatggcagctcacaattggctgtaactccagttccagggtgggCCcattcccttttctggcctcttcaggcccTGAATCTGTGAGGTGGGCAAGCACACACGAAGATACCTGCTGGCAAAacaacattcatatacataaaataaaaattaaatctttaaaaaacaaacaaaaagttgaaaaACAGTCAAGTGATACATAGctggtggtagagtacttgcctagcttgTGCAAGCctctaggttcagttcccaataccaaaataaacaaatgtctgAGAACTCAAGGTGgtcacacacatctgtaatctcaacacttgagagcctgggctgcatagtgaaagtctgtctttttttaattgagaacTGACCGTTATCTGTATAGCCTCGGAGTgggtggtgaaagtggggtggtGAAAGTGTTCTAAAAAAAGCAGAGATGGGGTGAGGATAAACAGTGTATACAGATCCAGCAGGAGTGTGTACAGAGGTTACAGAGAAACCATCAGGTTTAGAGGCCAagaggttttttctttgtttgcttgtttgtttgaatcATCTGAGATACTTCCTGGAGATAGAGCCCAGACTGGCTGGCCTAGGCTCcaggtcctcctgcctcggcttctctaatgttgggattacaggtgtgtcaccatttttgttattatttatttatcagaaGGAAGCGTTTAAAAAGCACTTGAAGCCGGGCGGTCATGGTGCACtcttctaattccagcactcgggagacagaggcaggagggatctctgagttggaggacatccgggtctacagagtgagttccaggatagccagggctacacagagaaaccctgtctcagggagtgGGGGCCTGATGGGGAGCTCTTGAAGTAGATAACCAGAAGGCTGCCAACGTGTCTTCTAGGGAGAACACAGGATCCAAGACCGGGGCAGCTGCGTCTTTTCTGCCTTCCAGGGTCAGCCCAGTGCCTGGCACCAAGAAGAaccaggcacatgtgtggaaTGTAAAGCGAAGGACTAAAAACGCCTCACGATTATCCCGATCTGTCCTGCGGAGAAGCGAGCGGGAGTAGAGGCAGCGAGGGTAGACAGGCTTTCCTGTCTGGAATGCGGGATTCTGCTGCAGTTGCCGGGCTAGGACCAGAGAGCCAGACCAGCTCGCATCTTGGAGCTCGCACGCCGAGGGTCTGAGAGCGCCGGACAACTTGCACCTCCAACAAGTTTGCCGGGCTCTTGGGCACCACGGACCCAGGAGACTCAGAAGCGCTGCGCCGAGGTTCCCTGCAGTCCCTGGGCTATACGGGTCGCCGCCCGTTGCCGGGCAAAGCCACACCGCGCGCGCTCCCATTGGCCGCAGGTGGCCGCGCTCCGCCCGACAGGTAGTCCGTCCTGCGCTCTCATCATTGGGCCGCGGCCGTGCGGCCCCCCGAGGATTGGCTCAGGTGGTGGCCCCGAGGAGCTTTCATTGGCCACAGGTACCATCCGCCCCGTGGATTGGCCGTCTACACGGCCAAGTTCCGCCCCTGCCCAAAGTGCCCCCCGCCCCGCGCGCCGCCCAAGTTCCGCGGAGTTGGCGCGGCCGGCGCCGTCGGTCCCGCGCTGCGCGCTCCCTTCCGCGTTCCGCCGTCCGCCCCGCCTGGCAACCCGGCCCTGCGCTGGGGCCGCTAGCCATGTCCCGAGCGTCCTGGACGCGGCGCTGACGGCGGCCGGCGGAGCGCGCCATGCCCAGCAGGACGGACCCCAAGATGGACGGGAGCGGCGGCCGCGTCCGTCTGAAGGCGCACTTCGGCGGGTGAGCGCGCGGTGTTCGACGGTGGGCAAAGCGGGGCGCGCGGCGGCGCGGCGCCACCGGGGCCGTCGGGGGTGCTGCGCGcgagggaggaggcagggaggggcgACGCCTGGAGCTGCTGTGGCGCCCTTGAATGTGGCCCGAGGGAAGCCTCGAGGGCGGGGCGCGCTACGGGTCTCGATCTCTCTCTGGGCGCGCGCAGCAGGCCGGTGTGTTGCGCTCCTCGCCATAGTCGCAGTTGGTTAAGGGACATTAAGGACAAACTTATTCTAGAAGTTTTCGTCAGATTGTGGAAACTTCTGGTGCGTtgaaaaaaatgataacaaaGTTATTTAAATTGGTCTCGGTTTAAATGTATGGAAAAACCTTTGATCCAGGTGAAGGCACCCGCAAGAATGCCTGCAGTTGTGGGAACATAAGGGCACATTTCCGCGGCTTTTGTTTGGGGGACAGGATAACTTTTTGGAGATTTCCAGAAATTATACAGTCCTGCTCTGTCTTTTAGGGACAGGAATGACAGGCGCTTCCCGTCACTGGAGGTGGTTTTGGGAGCTGGCCTCGACACTGAGCCCTGGATTCCACCTTGATTTCCGGGGAATTGGGGGCATGGGGCACTTGACAGTGTTCAGGATGGCTGCCCGGGAGCATTGAGTGATGGGAGCGGAGTGATGGTGTCGGTGTTCTGGTGGCTGGTCCACCCAAGCTCGGCTGAAGAATCCCATGATCTTGTCGCTCTGTTTGTGTAGACAGAAGGCGTGGAGGTCTAAGGCTTTGACTGCTTCCAACGGTGCTGTGTCTCCTGGGACTGGCTTGGGTACTCCCAGGTCAAGGGTCGAGGGTCACTGCTCTTGGGAAGGAGGGAGTGGAGTGGAATGCTGGCCTTGTTGGCTGAACTGGGCTCTCAGCATTCCTGGGAGTTTTACAGAGTGGCTGGACCCAGCCACAGAGACAGAGGTTTGCTTTCCAGTCTCAGGGACTGCCTGGCCCCACAGTTGGTTATGGAAATATTTCAGCCAGTTCCCTCCCACTAAGGCCAACTTCTGATGATCCTGGACTTGGAGGTGGGGATCCTggtagagacagagaaagcaggatTTCTGGGGGGCTGGCAGCCAGCCCCATCCAGATACCAGGTCTGCATTCTTCCCTGCCTCGGGCCTGGAGTGCCCATGCTAAAAGGCAACGCTTAGCGGTGTTCTCAGGCTTGTGGAGTTCTGTAGGTGAGCACATCAATGCTGAGAGACTGTCTCTTCTGCCTGGAACCCCCAAGCTGAGCAATACTTGTTCAGGGTTGGTCCTTACTAAAGCCGAAGACCTCAGAGTGGGAGCCACCCTTCCCTTAGGGCAGCTTCAGCCAGCACCTTGGGTTCATGGCTCACCTTGGACAGTGTCTCCCTGTCCTGGGCTTGTCAGTCTTGCCcagtcctccctcccttttccccctgGGGAGCACTTTGGTTACTGGCAGTGTAATTCAACCTGTTGACTCCAGTTTCCTTAGCTGACAAAAGTGGAGcccccccttcctcttcctttccctacctcctctctctccctttctccaccccttcctgccttcttccctttctgcttACTTTCCACTCCCACTCCCTCTGTAGcccttctctttccatctttccctGGAAGGGGCTCCTTTCTAGCCTTCCTCCCCACTTGCCCTGAAATCTGCCGACTGGGTCTCTCTAGAGCTTGAGCCCCCTGGGTGGTGAGGTAAGAAATGCAGAGATACTTTCTCAGCTGTGGAAGTTGTGGGTTCTGTCTTGGAAGACACTGCCCTGACTGAGGTGACAGAGCCACAGCTGAGAATCAAAGATAGAGTCCCTAGAACAGTGTCTCCCATTTGCCCTCCTGTTGTCCCTCCGTCCCTTTGAGGCTTCAGATCAGAGTTCTGCCACCAGCGGTCTCCTGTATTTGAGGAGTGTCAGCAACATTGTGTTCTCAGGGGATTCCTGAGATTAGCTGAGGTgcctgcttttctgaacttcagacATCACAGATGGTGGGTCTTCCCTCCTGAGGCTCTCGTTACAAACTTTCGTGTTGGAGGACCTGCTGTGGCCCTTGAAGATGCAAGAGTCAGGGATGGGTGGTCCATCCAGGCTGGTCCTAACTTGTGTGAGACACTCTTGCTATGGCATGAGGAAGGCTTGTCAAAGCGCTGCCTGACTAAGGTGAGATGTGGCCAAGGTGATAGTTCAGCTTCATGTGGTACTCACAGGACTACCTGTCCTCTGGGAACTGAAGGGTGTGGGTGGAGGATGGCTCCAGAACTGGGCCATCCATTTGGGTTCAGGGAGAGGTCCAAGAAAGGGATTTCAGACCTGATTTCCAGAGTTCCCAGTTGTAAGGCTGGCGAATGCTGAGTAGTGAAGGCATGTTACAAGAAGTCTACGGCGCCCGAATAAAgaattaacaggtatttatttggggagcactcacacaatgatggtaaGCAACCACCGTGGTCTTCTGCTCCTGGAAACCATCTCCTGTAGGGTGCTCCGACCACtacccgagagagagagagagagagagagagagagagagagagagagagagagagagagagagagagagagagcactctaTCGAGCCCCTCCTTTTCCTTATAAAGGGTCATGTCCACACattgaagccacaccctaaggtgtGGCCATTACCTCAAGTCTGTTGGTGGAACAAAAAGCCACTGCACAGTATGTTGGGCAGTGTGGGCACTGTGTCAAGGTGACCCCAGGTGTGTGGGGATGGGGGCTTGGTTTTtggggtctctctgtctcagttTTGTTGTCTGCCATGACTCTACAGGCTGTGGTGAGTAGGAGCAGGATCAGTTCCTGTGGCAAGTGGGGGGGGTGGTCTTGGTAGAAGAGGGCAGGGGACACTGGGGACATCTCTCCCTGGTTCTACGGAGTGGATGAGATTCATGAGCCAGGTAGGTCCCTGGAGGCCCTGGCTGGTATGTCGGGGGCTGGATAAGTGCTGGATCCTTGCTACTCTGAATGTTGTCAATGGACAAAGACTTTTGTTTATAGACAGTTGTGTGACCCAGTTTAGATAGCCCAGTGGGGAAGCCAGGGGACCAACAACCCTGGCTGGCATTTCTGTTTCAGGGCTCTTCAGGTTTTCTTTCCTAAGCCTTTTTCTCCATGGATGTGAGAcatgagttgatttttttttttttttttctgcagcttCAATGAGGGTGTGGTTCCTGCTTAGTTTCCATGGAAACTTGTTGCCCTGGCCCTCCTAATAAGGGATGTAGGGGAGCAACACCCCGCACTTAACCATTTTCCTCCTCCAGGGCctgtctctgagccatctcctacaTTTGGGAATGAAAAAGTGGCATTCTGAGATGTGATTTGCCAAGAAATGTTCCTTTCCATTGTTACTGCTACACTAGGTTGGAGGTGGGTCAGGTCCTGCCAGGATGTCCAAGAGctgctttaattaattaatttattctcctctcatttttttctggataACATGTCCTGGTTTTCATCTTCAAGGTTTTGGGGAAAGGCTTAACTATGGTGTTTTACCTAAATGGAGCTAATGGATTTGTGTCTGCGCCCTGGGGGTTTCTTTTGTGCCCAGTAGGTGTGGTTGCTTGCCCCCTCCCCAGGCCTCCACTAGAGGGCACCTCCTGTCACTTCAAATTGGTTCTCTGTAGAGTCatgggggttgttttttgtttttaatttttattttatttgcattgatgttttacctgcgtgtatgtctgtgtgagggtgtcagagctTAGAGttgcagacaggtgtgagctgccatgtgggtgctgggaattgaacccaggtcctctggaagagcagtcagtgtttttaaccgctgcaccatctctccagcccatggggATCATTTTTAAAACTGGTTACTGGTTCTGTTTTGTGTTGTGGGGCTGTGATATTGTCTTTTGGGGGGAGgagtttcatttttctaatcAGTAACTTGGTTAACTAAAAGCAGTGTTTGGTTGGATTCAGACATGATCCCGGTGACAGATAGCCTGTCCTCTTTGTCCCAGGGACATCCTGATCACCAGCGTGGATGCCACGACAACGTTCAAGGACCTCTGTGAGGAAGTGCGAGACATGTGCGGCCTGCACCAACAACACCCGCTCACCCTCAAGTGGGTGGACAGTGAAGGTAGCCCCAGTCTTGGGATGGTCAGTCTGAGCTCCAGGGCTTTGGCTAGGTAGGCAGCCTCCCCCAAGTAGGCCTGAACTTGTTAGAACCAACAGTTCCTTGGTAGGGTGGCTGCAAATGGGTAAATAGGATCTGAGACAGGGCAGCACTAAAGGCCAGGCAAAAGGGTGTGTCCCTGCTTTGCTGGGGACTCGTCTCAACTGCAGGGGCAGCTTGTGCATCTCCTCCATTGACTCCTTATCCTGGGGTGTCTGCCAGCTGCTTTAGGAAAGACTTGCTCTTCAATTCCCTAGAAGAACCACGAGGCTTCTGTTTCCTACCTCTggattcttctctctcctccccttctttctcatctctcttgggttctcacttccttctctccctcctcatctccctctctcctcttcctcctggctgTGCCTCCTCCactctcttgctttctctgtgtctctctatcctcatctccatttccttccttcctgctctttcttttccaCATCCCAACTACAGCTGTCAGTCAGAGGCACTGTGGAGTAGCAGGGTGCGTGGCTTCTCCCGTTTCAGTAGAACTCCTCGGGGCTGGTTGTGTGCATCTCTGCAGCCATCAAGCCCAGATGGCAAagacctcttctttctttctttctttctttctttctttctttctttctttctttcttttttttttctcgagacagggtttctctgtgtagctttggagcctatcctggcacttgctctgtagaccaggctggcctcgaactcacagagatccgcctgcctctgcctcctgagtgctgggtttaaaggcgtgcgccaccaatgcccggcaaagaCCTCTTCTTTTACCTAAACTGCCTAGGAGGATGTTCTAGGTCTTTCTTGTtgctaagatttttatttatttagtatgtgtacagtgttgtgcctgcatgtacacctgcacaccagaagagggcaccagatctcattacaggtggttgtgagtcacacataggtgctgggaattgaactcaggacctctggaagaacagccatctctccaaccctcctaGCAAGCTCTTAAAGCTCCCAAGGCTGTGAGCGAACATGACCTCCTCCTGGGACACTCAGGGTCCCTTGAGGGAAAATTAACTCACTGGTTTGGATGGCTGTTCTGGAATCTCCCACCCCCGCTCCCTGCTGATCATGAACAATGAGATTTGGCCCACCCAGACTTGTGTCTGAAGTGCGGAGTAGCTCAGACCTCTTTGCCTTCATACTCCTGTGCCTCATTGGTGCCTCTCGCCTCCACCCCCTAGGTGACCCTTGTACTGTGTCCTCACAGATGGAGCTGGAGGAGGCCTTCCGCCTGGCCTGTCAGGGCAGGGATGAGGTGCTCATCATCCATGGTAAGTGAAAGATCTGGGTCAGACTCCTCGTCTGTCCACTTGGGTCTGTAGAGATAAAGGGTCTGTCTTAGATTGCTTCCTGCTGCTGTGGTAAACACCGTAACCAAagctacttggggaggaaagggtttattttgcttacacatCCTGATCATGGTCccatcattgagagaagccagggcaggaacctggaggcgggagATGAAGCAGACATACCTACCCCGGGGTGGTACTACTCACCACCAACTGGGTCCTCTGGCATCCGTCAAGAAAGTGTCCCACAGACTTACCCTAAGGGCCAGGccgatggaggcattttcttagctGAAGTTCCCTTTTCCCGAATAaccctggcttgtgtcaagtgtACAGAACTAACCAGATCATAGCCTGAGGGCCTCTCCTCAACTGTGGGAATATTGTCTGACAACCTAAGGATTGGGAAGCCGCATGGAGCCTGTCAGTGTAAAACTTTCTGATGTTCTTATGtgcttttaaaagtaaatttatgggattgaagagaaggctcaggggTTGAgaatacttgctgttcttgcagaggacctgggttctgttcccagcacccacatggtggctagcaactgtctgtaactccagttccagggggaatccaacacctcttctgaCTTACGCAGTCTCCCACGTGCATGTGGTACACCCATATtgagtcagacacacacatacacataaaaataaatttactccAGCcgtgtctacaagagctagttctaggacagcctccaagccacagagaaaccctgtcttgaaaaaccaaaataaataaataaacaaatttactTAATTAGAAATGTATCATTTCACTTGtttattgtgtgcatgcatgggtatACACGGGTACCACAatccatgtgtggaggtcagaggacagcttatgtgagttggttcttttcttcgtgacttgggtcccagggattgaactcagttcctcggGCTTGATGGTAGGCACCTTTACATACTGAGCCATCATGCTGATACAAAATCTTAAGTTCGGCTGGGCCTCGTGGCATGGGCTTGttgagaaatggaggaagagagactgagaaagcTCAAGACAAACTTGTGCTATGGAGTTAGTGAATGCCAGCTTGGGCAGCTTCacaagactttgtttcaaaataagAAGTGAAAAGGGCCTACGGCGCAGTGGAAGAGAGCCTTCCTAGCATTCTCAAGACCCCAGGTATAATTCCTaatgctgctttttaaaagttggttTTCAAGATAATTGCTGTCCTTTCTTGTGCCTGTGTAGCACAGATTCTAATTgatgttaataataaaaacccagagacaaatattggggttaaagctgaagatcagagaagcaaagcagccaaccactagagagttctcacacTTCTACCAGTGcttagaccaaaggggcaatcttgtcctcagactgcatctccagtctgcatctgtctccaccaaacctcagactgcactgagctcttgTCTCTTCCCCCAATACGTTCCTCTCTAGtactagggttaaaggcatggggTCCTAAGTGCTGACCTTCGTGTTAGCTCTGTTTCTcgtttagactggatcaattttgtgtagctcagggtggccttgaactaacagagattcgtctgcccaattgccaggattaaaggtgtgcaccatcactgcctggcctctatggctaactagtgtggcttgctttgcattctgatcttcaggcaagctgtaTTTGTTAGATCCTAAACAAAATATCACGACATGCCTGGGCTACTTTACTAACGAGAACTGCTAATTTTCCTTTGATAGCTTTGCTCTCCAAAAGCATTTTCCCTGGAACCCTACGAAGGGGTTTGTCACGGGGGTGTTCTTGGGCTTCAAGGGTCCACTGTAGAATGTCTTCCAAGAGTGATCCTCACAGGGACTGGGAGAGCATTTTGACTCGGGGAAGGACTTCCTCAGAGAGGCGGTGTTAATGGCACGCTGATCACTaactttatcattttctttctttccatccagTTTTCCCAAGCATCCCAGAACAGCCAGGCATGCCTTGTCCTGGAGAAGACAGtgagtgtttgattttttttaaatttatttttattttactctatgtatatggatgtttgcctgtatgtgtgtttatgcaccACAAAACCAATGTGCCTGCAttgatcagaagagggcatcaggtcccctgaaactggaattatagtTATCAGCCACCATgcggggtgctgggaaccaaacccaggttctttgcaagagcagccagtgctcttaaccactgagccatccctcccgCCTGAGTGCTCCATTTTAAAGTTTCCTTTTAACACGCGCCACGTGCTACATTGGGGCAGTGGGTGGGTGCCCTGTGTGAAGCAGGGCCTTGAGACCCAGAGTCATTTACCCTGGTGAGGAGTATAACCATGACTTCAGGAGCTCTTTTTATTTTGGCTGGCTCCCCCATTATTTCTGTGGGTGTGATGTGGCTGACTGGTGCTTTGTCGGCAGTTGGGGGAGGTGAGGGTAGGAGGTGTGGCCAGCTTGATTGTTAGCTGGCATAGCAGAAGGTCCACAAAGTGACCTGATTTGTCCCAGAAGGAAAATGCCCAGGCCAGAACACCTGGGTACTgcacctgtgtgtctgtctgtattgcACCTGTGTGTCTGTACTCCTGTATCTGCCCCGTGCAGGCCCTCTTGTCCTTCTCCTGTCTTGTGTCCATctgttcattttttcccttttgatcTGTTGGTCAGAGATGAGGGAAGCAGGTCCCAGGACTTCTGGCATACCTGGTCGGTGAAGGAGAGAAGTACCTGGAGTTACACAACCCAGCGTGATTAGAGGAGGCAGGTGCTTAGCCCTGCGTTTTGCCTCCAGTGGGGTGGGGAACCAGCCCAGGCCACAGGGTAGAAAGCCAAGGGAGAGTATCAGTCAGGTGTGTATTCGTGTGTATGAGGGTGTTGCCTAAAAAGGCCTTTGACATACTGGGCAGTGTGACAAACTATGACACggaactctccagcccaagtcCCAGGTAGCCTGTGCAGAGACTCCTTAGGACAGGTGGTCAGCATGCTGTGTTTCGAGCAGTACTTCTGGTGTTCCAGGACCCTCCCTCTGGGGAGCCGTGCCCACGGAGGGACAGGCGTTTGTGTCTTTATGAGtatgtaaaacaataaaataaggcagggctggcaagatggctcagttcttgcctgacgacctgagttcaatccctggaatccatgtaAAAGCAGGAGGAGACAGCTAGTTCTTcagagttatcctctgacctccaaacacacaTGTACCCGTACTCACATATATCATACTCACATATATTCACACTATGGCACACATGTACCTGTTCTCACACACATCATACAGACGTCATACACCACACTATAGCACACATGTACCTGTTCTCACACACATCATACAGACATCATACaccacactgtggcacacatgtacCTGTTCTCACACACATCATACAGACGTCATACACCACACTATAGCACACATGTACCTGTTCTCACACACATCATACAGACATCATACaccacactgtggcacacatgtacCTGTtctcacacacatcatacatacatatacatcacacTATAGCACACATGTACCTGTTCTCACACACATCATACAGACATCATACaccacactgtggcacacatgtacctgtactcacacacatcatacacacatgtacatcacactgtggcacacatgaaCCTGTtctcacacacatcatacacacatgtacaccacactgtggcacacatgtacCTGTTCTCACACACATCATACGTACATATACATCACACTATAGCACACATGTACCTGTtctcacacacatcatacacacatgtacatcacactatggcacacatgtacctgttctcacacacattacacatac
This DNA window, taken from Cricetulus griseus strain 17A/GY chromosome 2, alternate assembly CriGri-PICRH-1.0, whole genome shotgun sequence, encodes the following:
- the LOC118238340 gene encoding protein kinase C zeta type-like isoform X2, whose translation is MPSRTDPKMDGSGGRVRLKAHFGGDILITSVDATTTFKDLCEEVRDMCGLHQQHPLTLKWVDSEGDPCTVSSQMELEEAFRLACQGRDEVLIIHVFPSIPEQPGMPCPGEDRPSLWGAVPTEGQAFVSL